The following coding sequences lie in one Xanthomonas hyacinthi genomic window:
- a CDS encoding pyridoxal-phosphate dependent enzyme, giving the protein MFPSSPPVFADVTAAAARIAPHAQATPVLRSQALDALAGATLHFKAEHLQRGGAFKFRGACNAVWALSEAQAARGVVTHSSGNHGAALAQAAQTRGIGCHVVVPEGAVAAKLANIARHGATLWRCAASIAAREAMCARVQQRTGATLVHPYADPAVIAGQGTAALELLGACGPLDLLVVPVGGGGLAAGSRLALSALAPQARLLLAEPAGAADTARSLAAGALRVDFVPDTVCDGLRGTLGAPNFALLHGQAEAIVVGDDATVAAMRLLWQVLKQVVEPSSAIALAAVLAQPERFAGRRVGLILSGGNVDLDALPWGTA; this is encoded by the coding sequence ATGTTCCCATCTTCACCGCCCGTTTTCGCCGATGTGACGGCCGCGGCCGCGCGGATCGCGCCGCACGCCCAGGCGACCCCGGTCCTGCGCTCGCAGGCGCTGGACGCGTTGGCCGGCGCGACCCTGCACTTCAAGGCCGAGCACCTGCAGCGCGGTGGCGCGTTCAAGTTCCGCGGCGCCTGCAATGCGGTGTGGGCGCTGAGCGAGGCGCAGGCCGCGCGCGGCGTGGTCACCCACTCCTCCGGCAACCACGGCGCGGCGCTGGCGCAGGCCGCGCAGACCCGCGGCATCGGCTGCCATGTGGTGGTGCCCGAGGGTGCGGTGGCGGCCAAGCTGGCCAATATCGCCCGCCACGGCGCCACGCTGTGGCGCTGCGCCGCCAGCATCGCCGCGCGCGAGGCGATGTGCGCGCGGGTGCAGCAGCGGACCGGCGCGACCCTGGTGCATCCGTATGCCGATCCGGCGGTGATCGCCGGCCAGGGCACCGCGGCGCTGGAGTTGCTCGGCGCCTGCGGCCCGCTCGACCTGCTGGTGGTGCCGGTCGGCGGCGGCGGCCTGGCCGCCGGCAGCCGCCTGGCGCTGTCGGCGCTGGCGCCGCAGGCGCGCCTGCTGCTGGCCGAGCCGGCCGGCGCCGCCGATACCGCACGTTCGCTGGCGGCCGGCGCGCTGCGTGTGGACTTCGTCCCCGACACCGTTTGCGACGGCCTGCGCGGCACCCTGGGCGCGCCCAACTTCGCGCTGCTGCACGGCCAGGCCGAAGCGATCGTGGTTGGGGATGACGCGACCGTGGCGGCGATGCGGCTGCTGTGGCAGGTGCTCAAGCAGGTGGTGGAACCCTCCTCGGCGATCGCGCTGGCAGCGGTGCTGGCGCAGCCCGAGCGCTTCGCCGGGCGCCGGGTCGGGCTGATCCTGTCCGGCGGCAACGTCGACCTCGATGCCCTGCCGTGGGGCACGGCGTGA